Proteins encoded by one window of Epinephelus moara isolate mb chromosome 18, YSFRI_EMoa_1.0, whole genome shotgun sequence:
- the dhx58 gene encoding probable ATP-dependent RNA helicase DHX58 isoform X2, whose product MADFKLFEYQEEVVERALRRENIIIWLPTGGGKTRAAVYVAKNHLETTPQAKVMVLVNKVHLVDQHYNKEFKPYLGHDYTLTPVSGESEEKDFFGKVVQDSDVIICTAQILYNALTNEEESKHVELSDITLLIIDECHHTHKDSVYNKVMACYVEKKLKGERPLPQILGLTASPGTGGARILETAVEHVLQICANMDSAIVSTKNYVSELKKKVPRPIKTFDIVEKRLQDPFGDHLKRMMQMIHDYMDLPSDFRLRECGTQEYEADVVILNQRGIREDNRLVAECALHLRQYNDALLINDTLRMMDAYRSLEDFYNKPTTKLDGTDYFLEALFQENQVELKTLARDFRYENPKMGKLESTLLEQFGPGVESRGILFSKTRKSIHCLNDWVLTNEALQEAGIEAAILTGAGNGITYMTQNEQAETIRNFREGKLNLLISTSVAEEGLDIPECNLVVRYGLLTNEIAQQQASGRARAKDSRYSVVAQSGGRELRRELTNEYLEELTGKAIAKVQNMSLPKFRTKISELQEEAVIGRKIAESRKTEKRSRNTAASVQLLCRNCFRSVASGSDIKLLEKAHYVNINPEFRNHYKVGGQVMLGRTFEDWEPGRTVSCRNCNKDWGFEMKYKKAAVLPNLAIKNLALQTPDGRMTVKKWKDVPFTVDDFSFDDYCQDNFPDLFD is encoded by the exons ATGGCAGATTTTAAGCTGTTTGAATACCAGGAAGAGGTGGTTGAAAGAGCTCTTCGGAGAGAGAACATAATCATTTGGCTGCCGACAGGAGGTGGAAAGACCCGTGCTGCTGTGTATGTGGCCAAAAACCACTTAGAGACCACACCACAGGCAAAAGTGATGGTCCTGGTAAACAAG GTTCACCTTGTGGATCAACATTACAACAAAGAGTTCAAGCCTTACCTGGGCCATGACTACACCTTGACGCCAGTCAGTGGAGAGAGTGAGGAAAAGGACTTCTTTGGGAAAGTGGTGCAGGACTCAGACGTGATCATCTGCACAGCACAGATCTTGTATAATGCTCTGACTAATGAGGAGGAGTCCAAACATGTCGAGCTCTCAG ATATTACTCTACTGATAATCGATGAGTGTCACCACACCCACAAGGACTCAGTGTACAACAAGGTGATGGCATGCTATGTGGAGAAAAAGTTGAAAGGAGAACGACCATTGCCACAGATCCTGGGTCTCACTGCATCACCGGGGACAGGGGGCGCAAGGATCCTGGAAACAGCTGTGGAGCATGTACTGCAG ATTTGTGCCAACATGGACTCAGCCATAGTTTCAACTAAAAACTATGTCTCTGAGCTGAAGAAGAAGGTACCCAGACCCATCAAGACGTTTGACATCGTGGAAAAAAGGCTTCAG GATCCATTCGGGGATCATCTGAAGCGCATGATGCAGATGATCCATGACTACATGGATCTTCCTTCAGACTTCAGACTGAGAGAGTGTGGCACACAAGAGTATGAAGCAGATGTGGTGATACTAAACCAGCGAG GAATCAGAGAGGACAACAGACTGGTGGCAGAATGTGCACTCCACCTCAGACAGTACAATGACGCCCTGCTCATCAATGACACCCTGCGGATGATGGATGCTTATCGCTCCTTGGAGGACTTCTACAACAAGCCCACCACAAAACTTGATGGAACAGACTACTTCCTGGAGGCACTTTTTCAAG agaatCAGGTGGAGCTGAAGACACTAGCAAGAGATTTTCGCTATGAGAACCCAAAGATGGGCAAACTTGAGAGCACTTTGTTAGAACAGTTTGGTCCAGGCGTGGAATCAAGGGGGATCCTCTTCAGTAAAACCCGTAAAAGCATCCACTGCCTGAATGACTGGGTCCTCACTAATGAAGCCTTACAGGAAGCTGGCATTGAGGCAGCCATCCTCACTGGAGCTGGCAACGGTATCACTTACATGACACAG AACGAGCAAGCAGAGACAATCCGCAATTTCCGCGAGGGTAAACTCAACCTCCTGATCTCCACCAGTGTGGCGGAAGAGGGCCTTGATATCCCTGAATGCAACCTGGTGGTACGCTATGGACTGCTTACAAATGAGATTGCCCAGCAGCAGGCCAGCGGACGTGCCCGAGCAAAAGACAGTCGGTATTCTGTAGTCGCCCAGTCAGGGGGACGGGAATTGCGACGGGAGCTCACCAATGAATATCTGGAAGAGCTGACTGGAAAAGCCATCGCTAAGGTCCAAAATATGAGCCTCCCCAAGTTTCGCACAAAG ATATCTGAGCTACAAGAGGAGGCAGTTATTGGCAGAAAAATTGCAGAGAGCCGCAAAACAGAGAAGAGGAGTCGCAACACAGCTGCTAGTGTCCAGCTCTTGTGTCGAAACTGTTTCAGGTCTGTGGCCTCTGGCAGTGACATTAAACTTCTTGAAAAGGCACACTACGTCAACATCAATCCTGAGTTTAG GAACCACTACAAAGTTGGTGGGCAGGTCATGCTAGGAAGGACTTTCGAGGACTGGGAGCCTGGGCGTACAGTCAGTTGTAGAAACTGCAACAAG GACTGGGGATTTGAGATGAAGTACAAGAAAGCTGCCGTGCTGCCCAATCTAGCCATTAAAAATTTGGCCTTGCAGACCCCTGATGGCAGGATGACTGTGAAGAAGTGGAAGGATGTCCCTTTCACTGTTGACGACTTCAGCTTTGATGACTACTGCCAAGACAACTTCCCTGACCTCTTTGACTGA
- the dhx58 gene encoding probable ATP-dependent RNA helicase DHX58 isoform X1, with amino-acid sequence MADFKLFEYQEEVVERALRRENIIIWLPTGGGKTRAAVYVAKNHLETTPQAKVMVLVNKVHLVDQHYNKEFKPYLGHDYTLTPVSGESEEKDFFGKVVQDSDVIICTAQILYNALTNEEESKHVELSDITLLIIDECHHTHKDTVYNKVMACYVEKKLKGERPLPQILGLTASPGTGGARILETAVEHVLQICANMDSAIVSTKKSISELKKKVPRPIKTFVIVEKRLEDPFGDHLKRMMQMIHDHMDLPSDFRLRECGTQEYEADVVILHQQGIRQKNRLLAACALHLRQYNDALLINDTLRMMDAYHSLEDFYNKPTTKLDATDDFLEALFQENQVELKTLARDSRYENPKMGKLESTLLEQFGPGVESRGILFSKTRKSTHCLNDWVLTNEALQGAGIKPAILTGAGNGIYCMTQGKQLETISNFLQGKLNLLISTSVAEEGLDIPECNLVVRYGLLTNEIAQQQAIGRARAKDSQYSVVAQSGGRELRRELINEDLEELTGKAIAKVQDMSLQEFRTKISELQEEAVNGRKIAESRKTEKRSRNTAASVQLLCQNCFRSVASGSDIKLLEKAHYVNINPEFRNLYKVGEQVMLKRKFQDWEPGRTVSCRNCNKDWGYEMKYKKAAVLPNLAIKNLALQTPDGRTTSVKKWKDVPFTVDDFSFDDYCQDNFPDLFD; translated from the exons ATGGCAGATTTTAAGCTGTTTGAATACCAGGAAGAGGTGGTTGAAAGAGCTCTTCGGAGAGAGAACATAATCATTTGGCTGCCGACAGGAGGTGGAAAGACCCGTGCTGCTGTGTATGTGGCCAAAAACCACTTAGAGACCACACCACAGGCAAAAGTGATGGTCCTGGTAAACAAG GTTCACCTTGTGGATCAACATTACAACAAAGAGTTCAAGCCTTACCTGGGCCATGACTACACCTTGACGCCAGTCAGTGGAGAGAGTGAGGAAAAGGACTTCTTTGGGAAAGTGGTGCAGGACTCAGACGTGATCATCTGCACAGCACAGATCTTGTATAATGCTCTGACTAATGAGGAGGAGTCCAAACATGTCGAGCTCTCAG ATATTACTCTACTGATAATCGATGAGTGTCACCACACCCACAAGGACACAGTCTACAACAAGGTGATGGCATGCTATGTGGAGAAAAAGTTGAAAGGAGAACGACCATTGCCACAGATCCTGGGTCTGACTGCATCACCGGGGACAGGGGGCGCAAGGATCCTGGAAACTGCTGTGGAGCATGTACTGCAG ATTTGTGCCAACATGGACTCGGCCATAGTTTCAACTAAAAAGTCTATCTCCGAGCTGAAGAAGAAAGTACCCAGACCAATCAAGACGTTTGTCATTGTGGAAAAAAGGCTTGAA GATCCATTCGGGGATCATCTGAAGCGCATGATGCAGATGATCCATGACCACATGGATCTTCCTTCAGACTTCAGACTGAGAGAGTGTGGCACACAAGAGTATGAAGCAGATGTGGTGATACTACACCAGCAAG GaatcagacagaaaaacagactgTTGGCAGCATGTGCACTCCACCTCAGACAGTACAATGACGCCCTGCTCATTAATGACACTCTGCGGATGATGGATGCTTATCACTCCTTGGAGGATTTCTACAACAAGCCCACCACAAAACTTGATGCAACAGACGACTTCCTAGAGGCACTTTTCCAAG AGAATCAGGTGGAGCTGAAGACACTGGCAAGAGATTCTCGCTATGAGAACCCAAAGATGGGCAAACTTGAGAGCACTCTGCTAGAACAGTTTGGTCCAGGTGTGGAATCAAGGGGGATCCTCTTCAGTAAAACCCGTAAAAGCACCCACTGTCTGAATGACTGGGTCCTCACTAATGAAGCCTTACAGGGAGCTGGCATCAAGCCAGCCATCCTCACTGGAGCTGGCAACGGTATATATTGCATGACACAG GGTAAGCAACTGGAGACCATCAGCAATTTCCTCCAGGGTAAACTCAACCTCCTGATCTCCACCAGTGTGGCTGAAGAGGGCCTTGATATCCCTGAATGCAACCTGGTGGTACGCTATGGACTGCTTACAAATGAGATTGCCCAGCAGCAGGCCATCGGACGTGCCCGAGCAAAAGACAGTCAGTATTCGGTGGTTGCCCAGTCAGGGGGACGGGAATTGCGACGGGAGCTCATCAATGAAGATCTGGAAGAGCTGACTGGAAAAGCCATCGCTAAGGTCCAAGATATGAGCCTTCAGGAATTTCGCACAAAG ATATCTGAGCTACAAGAGGAGGCAGTTAATGGCAGAAAAATTGCAGAGAGCCGCAAAACAGAGAAGAGGAGTCGCAACACAGCTGCTAGTGTCCAGCTTTTGTGTCAAAACTGTTTCAGGTCTGTGGCCTCTGGCAGTGACATTAAACTTCTTGAAAAGGCACACTACGTCAACATCAATCCTGAGTTTAG GAATCTCTACAAAGTTGGTGAGCAGGTGATGCTAAAAAGGAAATTCCAGGACTGGGAGCCTGGGCGTACAGTCAGCTGTAGAAACTGCAACAAG GACTGGGGATATGAGATGAAGTACAAGAAAGCTGCCGTGCTGCCCAATCTAGCCATTAAGAACTTGGCCCTGCAGACCCCTGATGGCAGGACGACGTCTGTGAAGAAGTGGAAGGATGTCCCTTTCACTGTTGACGACTTCAGCTTTGATGACTACTGCCAAGACAACTTCCCTGACCTCTTTGACTGA